The Osmia bicornis bicornis chromosome 11, iOsmBic2.1, whole genome shotgun sequence genome includes the window catatacatatacatatatggcAGCAATTTTCTAGAAAGTTTTTGTTCacattaatatattataactACATTTTAATATGTCAAAATGAAAGGCTACATACATACCAAAATCAAATATAatacttgaaattatatttgacCAAATTTCAACTCAATGTCACGTTAACTAACATATGTAAGTTGCAGATGGCGTTGTTTGAAAAGCTTCTGtcataaataaatcatttgtTATAATTGTAAAAATGTCGCCAAGAGTAATTTTATAGGGATCTCTGAAAGGCAGAACAGGAATAAACAacattttcacattctgtccTCGGAGGTGACTACCAGCAAGTTAAAAAGTTTCCGAGGTCGCTGTAATGTCTTCCTGTCTGAACTTGGTCCACAAAAGTACTAGTGCGCTCGCCACCTTCACGGTGTTCAGTGTTGCGCCGTGCGTAGATGGTGAcggttaataaaaatttctttaggTAGCTGAGAACGAAAGAATCGTAGATAGagactaattaaaaatatcgaaaagAGAATATTTTGCCGCACCCTATCGGGTGTGGGCACATCGAAGAACGACATCATCGCTTGTGGTTATAATCAATTATGGCTAATTTGAGACAGACTCCGCTGACGTGTAGTGGACATACTAGACCTGTAGTGCATCTTGCATTCTCTGACATTACTGAATCTGGATATTATCTAATTTCGGCATGCAAAGGTGattcatattttattctatattttattttacttgcAGATCAATTGTAACCATCGggtacatatttttttttttttttttttttcattcacgATCAACACGTTCAGTTCTTGATTTCCTTGGCCCAGTTTCTTTGGGAACCAAGGTTTTGTGAGTTATGGGTATGGAGGTTAGACGGTACATATCGGTATCGCGGATTTCCTGTTAGATTATCTTCCTAATGTTAATATCCAATTAAACTTTtcgaaatatatttaaatatttctcttTCATTGAAATGCGTGTGTTATGTTAATTAAGCAAGACCTCTTCTTCGATCTGGTCAACTTGTTTATCCAAATAACGATGATTTTCTGGAAAATctgtaatagaaaatatatatttttagatGGCAAACCTATGTTGCGACAAGGAGATACCGGAGATTGGATTGGAACATTTGAAGGACATAAAGGTGCGGTATGGGGTGTTGCATTGAACCCTCAGGCAACAAGAGCTGCCTCAGGTGCTGCTGACTTTAATGCCAAAATCTGGGATGCTATTAAGGGAGAAGAAATCCATTCTTTTCAACACAAACACATAGTGAAGTCTGTCAACTTTAGCACCGACTCCAATTATTTATGTACTGGCTCCAATGAGAAACTTGTAAGGATTTTTGATCTCAACAAACCAGAAGCAGCACCACAGGTATATATTcctatataaatttattaagaagAATACCTTttttagtattttatttaataaataacattGATAGATTTTCTCAGGTCACAAGAATGGAATCAGACACGTTacttttttcaataataacaCTGCATTAATTACATGCGCCGATGATAAAACATTGAGAGTATGGGATATAACAAGCGGTCAAGAAGTAAAAAGGTTAAACTTCCCAGCAATTCCAAGTTCTATGGAATTATCAAAAGATGGAAATATTATTACCACTACTCATTCCAACATAGTCACTTTTTGGGATAGCAAAGAGTACGTTTACCATCTGTCATTTTCTGTAATTAAACGTGTAGATGTTAGAATTAACTAGTCTTGCTGAATTAACTGTATACAGGAATATGTATCTTGTTATATGACTTTAAGGTTACGTTTAAAAATAGTTTTAGTATAATTTTTCACGTGCAGGTTAACTAAATTACACGAGTATAACGCACCAACCCAAATGAATAGTGCCAGTTTGCATCCAGATTGTAGTATTTTTGTATGCGGCGGAGAAGATCTAAAAATGTACAAATTTGATTACATCACGGGTACTGAAATTGGTAAGTGGAATATTTCGGAAAGAATCGGTGCttaagagagaaaagaaagttatatttttctatatacTATTTTCAGAATCATTCAAAGGACATTTTGGACCCGTACATTGTGTACGATTTTCACCGGATGGTGAATTATATGCCAGCGGTTCGGAAGACGGTACGTTACGATTGTGGCAAACAACTGTCGGCAAAACTTACGGTCTTTGGCGGTGTATAGAGCAATCGCCTGCGTTGCAAGAAACCGCTGCTGTGCTTAACAATAAGCAAGAAGTTCCTGCCAGTTAAAAGCCTAAAAATGAAAGGATAATATAAGATACTGTAACATCGAAGagcaattatttcaattgaatAGAGATGAAACGAGGCAGCAAAGATACACAACGATTGATggtgtaatttttatttcatcggCTTACGTCTGCCATAATAATATCTTGTAAATATCGGATCTCTGCGAAACTAGTTGTTCCACTGTGAATCCAGCTATGAATCGTGAAACTCTCGGAGGGAAACTGAAAAGCGGACCAACCTTCATCGTAGTCTGATATAGGTCATGGAAGTGTGGGACGCCATTCACTATTTATTATAAAGAGAAGAGCAAAGAAACATTAACATTTATTAACGTTATACATTCATTGTCGCTATTATACTACAAAATTAGATAGAGGTGTAATAGTAGAGAAAGAAAACCACAtcagaataaaattttgtgtTCGCATTTGTTATTTTCGCATTAAAATTACTATAcaagtagaaaaatattttgcctGGAACAATACCAGTGCAATTCCTTAAAACACATATATCACTCACATCCATTTGATCGCTCTCATTCCTCTTCTTCCTAACAATGATACAACATTAGCAAATACCATGACAATATGTTAGAGTCCTCTTTGTCTTCGCACTGCAATCGTGTACCACGAGATCACTGTACAAATATTTCCTTCAATATTTTCTGGCAATGACAGCTTTATACAAAGGCACCGTGGTCGTGTACTGACCTGATTACACTTTTTCAGAGCACATCATctgtaaattaaatatttcttataatCTATCAAGTAACAGTACTACTAAACGTAACGAGTAAAAGATGAGAGGTATTTGTTGTTAAAACGATTAAAACGACGACGTTCGTACTTGAAACGATAATTTCAGGTAAACTCGAATACGATACTACGAGTATCTACATACACTTGACCTCTCATCGGGAAGATGTTTGAAATTGTACGGTACGAGTGGGGAGCACACGCAAAACGTTTCTGTACAGTTTAGTTATCGATAATGAGCGCAGCTCGTTAAATGGATAACTAAACCTCACTGTCATTGTGTAGTTTCACGCGAAGGAAGACAATGAGTCTTGCGTGTGATAGTTAAGATAAGCAACGAGTACCGATACGACTTTTTCATTCAGCCTACGAATTGCGAGAGGTCTGGCAATTTGAAGCCATTGAAGGAAACCGGCGTCGGCACGCTTCTTAAACTGTTCCTGTGTTGCACGAAACCAGGAAAGCTGGCCGGTGTCGTGAATTGTTGAAGTCTCGAGGTAGCTTCAGTGGCTGCCAAAACGAAACCGCACTGAGCTGTGCATACGTCGTCGCGCAAAATCGCTTCTCGAGAAGCTTCGCGTAGAAGCTGATTACAGTCCGTGATCCTCAGAGAAGCGCATTGAGTCTGAAAAAAGCAAATGATAAATTGATGAcaaaaggagagagagagagatgaaAGAAAGCAAGAGTACGTACGCCTTCGGCTGTACAGACGCAGCTGGTGCACGGTGTAGGGAAACCTGACTCCCCTAAGGCAACGTTTCTTCCACCGATTTGACAGCCGTGCCTCGTTTCTCGCCACGCGGACAGATCCATGTGAGGCATAGAGCTGCAAGGTACTCGGGGATTCAAGAAATTGCTGGGCAAATCGAACGCAGCTCGCTGCATATCGTTGTGCTCGTCCATGTTTTCGCACATAATCTTCGACAGAGTGACCTTACGAATCTCTGCCAGTTGATGTTCGGTAAATCGAATGTTTGGATCATCGGTCTCGTACCAGAAACGATCGCACTTCCTCGATTGACGGAATTGTATGGCTATTATGCAAGCAAACGTCGGTCCTACCAGTCCACCCTGGAGGGGTCTTTCGCTCATTCCACCAGGGAACAAGTCGATGTCATCGACAGACGCGTATATGCGTTTCATACGGGCTATAACTTCCGGCGCCATTTCTCTCGACAAGTCTTCGAACGTCGTCGCCCTCTTTAGATTGCAGAGTGCTCTGTAATTGTTGTAAGACGGTATTCCATGGTCCCTGGCACGATGGATGTTGAGCGCGACCAGGTCCACTCCAGAGTAGGGTATACCACGTATTTCAAACAGATGATTAGTTACTTCGCCGGTAATGAATTGGTCCAAGGTCTCCATAGGGGTAGCCACCAGACCTCGTATCATTTCGTCCAACATGCCTTGCTGGTAGAGCGCGTCCGGATCGAAAAATCCATCTCGCAGTAATATGGACGGTTCGATGCTCTGATAGTTGCGATCCATTCGCGGTAAATGCGGTCTCAGAAGCGAGTGCCCGATTCTATAGGCAGCGGTGGCGAATTCGGTGAGTACACTGGGATTGCAAGTAGGAGAGTATTCCTTGTAGTAACCCTGAGGCAAAAGTTTCAGTCCGTACAAAGTAACAGCGTTCCAACCAAGGATCCTTGGTAGAAATTCGTTATAGGTAACGTGTTGCAACATCGCGCTGAGTATACGACGAGTCTGTTGGAACAATTTCTCCCCGTCCCAGTGAGGATTCACCTGCCTCAAGCTTTCTACCAGTCTGTTGTGCTCGCGTACCCAGATGGTGTGCATGACAGTCAACGCGGGCTGTTCCGATGCACGACCATCGCCACCGATGAAACAGAATCCAGACTTGGCTTTACACTCTGGATGGGTGGCCGACTGGGGCAGAAGGTCCTTTCCTCCTCGATGCGGGCTCTGAGTGATGTTCATACGTCCGTTGAAACCACGCAGCACGTTACAGATACACGAGTTCTCACCGTAGACCACCGAACCGTCCAAGAAACCGGTGTTCTGATTTATCTGTTCCCGGGGTCCCAAGTGCTGTTGCCCTGGCAGAGATCTCATCGAAGGGAAACACATTCGTGCACCGGACGAAACGTTCACCGTTGGGTAATAATGATCGCCAGCTGGCACCGGGAAAGGGTTACACTCGGGATGAACTGTACGAGGTGAGTCGCACGAACGACAGCTCGGTATGGATTCAGCGAAACCTTTGTGAATGGGGGTCATCGTCAGATCGTGGTCCAAGAACTGAGCAAACTGCATCACCATAAGCGTGTACCGGTTATGGAGGTTAG containing:
- the LOC114871200 gene encoding serine-threonine kinase receptor-associated protein; translated protein: MANLRQTPLTCSGHTRPVVHLAFSDITESGYYLISACKDGKPMLRQGDTGDWIGTFEGHKGAVWGVALNPQATRAASGAADFNAKIWDAIKGEEIHSFQHKHIVKSVNFSTDSNYLCTGSNEKLVRIFDLNKPEAAPQIFSGHKNGIRHVTFFNNNTALITCADDKTLRVWDITSGQEVKRLNFPAIPSSMELSKDGNIITTTHSNIVTFWDSKELTKLHEYNAPTQMNSASLHPDCSIFVCGGEDLKMYKFDYITGTEIESFKGHFGPVHCVRFSPDGELYASGSEDGTLRLWQTTVGKTYGLWRCIEQSPALQETAAVLNNKQEVPAS